One Chloroflexota bacterium DNA window includes the following coding sequences:
- a CDS encoding Zn-dependent alcohol dehydrogenase: MATEIRGAVAREVGQPAPVERIVLEDPGPGEVLVRVLASGVCHTDLHFQTGSIGSLPVLMGHEGAGIVEAVGAGVSEPKVGDFVVLAWRAPCGNCRFCHIGQPHLCAASLNAQPRQKSPAGETIPTIMGLGTFATHTVVAALQAVPIPREVPAAQASLIGCGVMTGLGAVFYTAGVRRGSTVAVFGSGAVGTSVIQGARIADAAKIIAVDLEPRKLEWAKKLGATHVVNASETDPVAAIKDLTDGHGVDYVFEAVGNPKVLSQALRSRDLAGVCTLIGVPSATSTIEFPAQEFFGMGGSLRVSWYGDCLPTRDFPLLADLYLKGRLNLDDLVTEKIGLGDVQHAFERMERGETLRSVITF, encoded by the coding sequence ATGGCGACTGAGATCCGTGGCGCGGTTGCGCGGGAGGTCGGGCAGCCGGCGCCCGTTGAGCGGATTGTCCTGGAAGATCCAGGTCCGGGCGAGGTACTGGTCAGGGTGCTGGCGAGCGGCGTCTGCCACACCGACCTGCACTTCCAGACGGGCAGCATCGGCTCGCTGCCGGTGCTGATGGGCCACGAGGGCGCGGGCATCGTCGAGGCGGTTGGGGCGGGCGTCTCCGAGCCGAAGGTCGGCGACTTCGTGGTGCTGGCCTGGCGCGCGCCCTGCGGCAACTGCCGCTTCTGCCACATCGGACAGCCGCACCTGTGCGCCGCCAGCCTGAACGCCCAGCCGCGCCAGAAGTCGCCGGCCGGCGAGACCATCCCCACCATCATGGGGCTGGGCACGTTCGCCACCCACACGGTGGTGGCCGCGCTCCAGGCCGTGCCGATCCCGCGTGAGGTGCCGGCCGCGCAGGCCTCGCTGATCGGCTGCGGCGTGATGACCGGCCTCGGAGCGGTCTTCTACACGGCGGGCGTCCGCCGGGGCAGCACCGTCGCCGTGTTCGGCTCGGGCGCAGTCGGCACGAGCGTGATCCAGGGCGCGCGCATCGCCGACGCCGCGAAGATCATCGCGGTGGACCTGGAGCCGCGCAAGCTGGAGTGGGCGAAGAAGCTCGGCGCGACGCACGTCGTCAACGCCAGCGAGACGGACCCCGTCGCCGCGATCAAGGATCTGACCGACGGCCACGGCGTGGACTACGTCTTTGAGGCGGTCGGCAACCCGAAGGTCTTGTCCCAGGCGCTGCGGAGCCGCGACCTCGCCGGCGTCTGCACGCTGATCGGCGTCCCCAGCGCGACCTCGACCATCGAGTTCCCAGCCCAGGAGTTCTTCGGGATGGGCGGCTCGCTGCGGGTCTCCTGGTACGGCGACTGCCTGCCGACGCGCGACTTCCCGCTGCTGGCAGACCTCTACCTGAAGGGCCGGTTGAACCTGGACGACCTGGTCACCGAGAAGATCGGCCTCGGCGACGTCCAGCACGCCTTCGAGCGGATGGAGCGCGGCGAGACGCTGCGCTCGGTCATCACGTTCTAG
- a CDS encoding NUDIX hydrolase encodes MSVPTAAPTDHLAYRFPVSVKGVILRGRQVLLLKNGRDEWELPGGKLEPDEEPRACLRREIEEELGLTVSVQSIIDTWVYRIIPGIDVLIVTYGCQADPAATPRHSEEHKAWGLFDLDDLDALPLPPGYAASIRSWAVAAPPSRTRPAGVIWSCRTAR; translated from the coding sequence ATGTCAGTGCCGACAGCGGCGCCAACAGACCATCTCGCGTATCGTTTTCCCGTGTCGGTGAAGGGTGTGATTCTGCGGGGCCGACAGGTGCTGCTCCTGAAGAACGGGCGCGACGAGTGGGAGCTGCCGGGCGGCAAGCTGGAGCCTGACGAGGAGCCGCGCGCCTGTCTGCGCCGCGAGATCGAGGAGGAGTTGGGGCTGACGGTTTCCGTGCAGTCCATTATCGACACCTGGGTGTACCGCATCATCCCGGGCATCGACGTGCTGATCGTGACGTACGGCTGCCAGGCCGATCCAGCCGCCACGCCGCGCCACAGCGAGGAGCACAAGGCCTGGGGCCTGTTCGATCTTGACGATCTGGACGCGCTCCCGCTGCCGCCCGGTTACGCTGCCTCGATCCGCTCCTGGGCCGTCGCTGCGCCGCCGTCTCGTACCCGCCCGGCCGGCGTGATCTGGAGCTGCCGCACCGCACGCTGA
- a CDS encoding YihY/virulence factor BrkB family protein translates to MARAASPTGQVTTRHPATIRQRLAAGLRRAGDAERRIFGRGGWPRIVRNALVSFVLQAGTRMAAALSYYALLAAGPLLVLTIALGSAVLGEQETRDIVALTLPRLLPVSAELPSQLVESVVRSSPPATGLALATGIFSMIGFARALTSSLNVTLNEIGGEPIRRTARIVPLLYLAVLGLLWGSWAFEVVGRVAEANAGDAVVPHPGLLLGRVTPLVLAIVHFSIILAIVPRAPLTLPEIVGPAAIGGMLWEAARNLFGWLVGTDSFYLQLFGPLGGAVALLGWIYLSSVILVLTGQIAWAYAMERRGRGHLARRLPRQAGLEERAQTPFEVENAVNEAQL, encoded by the coding sequence GTGGCTCGGGCCGCGTCTCCGACCGGCCAGGTCACCACACGCCATCCGGCCACGATACGCCAGCGGCTGGCGGCCGGCCTGCGCCGGGCCGGTGATGCCGAGCGTCGGATCTTCGGGCGGGGCGGGTGGCCGCGGATCGTGCGGAACGCCCTCGTCAGCTTTGTCTTGCAGGCCGGCACGCGGATGGCTGCCGCGCTCTCCTACTATGCGCTGCTGGCGGCCGGGCCGCTGCTGGTGCTGACCATTGCTCTGGGCAGCGCCGTCCTCGGAGAACAGGAGACGCGCGACATCGTGGCGCTGACGCTGCCACGTCTGCTGCCGGTGAGCGCGGAGCTGCCGTCACAACTGGTTGAGTCGGTGGTGCGGTCGTCGCCGCCAGCCACCGGGCTGGCGCTTGCGACGGGCATCTTCTCGATGATCGGCTTCGCCCGGGCGCTGACGTCCAGCCTGAACGTCACGCTGAACGAGATCGGCGGCGAGCCGATCCGTCGCACGGCCCGGATCGTCCCGCTGCTGTACCTGGCCGTGCTCGGGCTGCTGTGGGGATCGTGGGCCTTCGAGGTCGTGGGCCGCGTTGCCGAGGCGAACGCGGGCGACGCGGTAGTGCCGCACCCGGGCCTGCTCCTGGGCCGCGTGACGCCGCTGGTCCTGGCCATCGTCCATTTCAGCATCATCCTGGCGATCGTGCCGCGCGCCCCGCTGACGCTGCCGGAGATCGTCGGGCCGGCGGCCATCGGCGGGATGCTCTGGGAGGCGGCCCGGAACCTGTTCGGCTGGCTGGTGGGCACGGACAGCTTCTATCTCCAGTTGTTCGGGCCGCTGGGTGGGGCGGTGGCGCTGCTCGGCTGGATCTATCTCAGCTCGGTGATCCTGGTGCTGACTGGGCAGATCGCCTGGGCCTACGCGATGGAGCGGCGCGGGCGAGGTCACCTGGCGCGGCGGCTGCCCCGGCAGGCCGGCCTGGAAGAGCGGGCGCAGACGCCGTTCGAGGTGGAGAACGCCGTCAACGAAGCCCAGCTCTAG
- a CDS encoding DUF402 domain-containing protein: protein MSKADRRSAAVSGGRADFGVGSPASIVHAKPWKRTITMRGIVSAWDGELLTLERQFSGGGQYDSLNLPKLAGDWGTIETPIGGRVLRRTYYRRDGTLVGELFNIQTPAQLRNGAVHYIDLEVDVMRLPGGIVRVVDEDDLEAAVRAGGISRAQADEARALAYRLAEILRQNGDWRTADAPAADRPSPDYPSPDRPTPGLPSPSPGPTAPDPLVSRADA, encoded by the coding sequence ATGAGCAAGGCAGATCGACGGTCAGCGGCGGTGAGTGGTGGTCGGGCGGACTTCGGCGTCGGCTCGCCGGCCTCGATTGTCCACGCCAAGCCCTGGAAGCGCACGATCACCATGCGCGGGATCGTCTCGGCCTGGGACGGCGAGCTGCTGACCCTGGAGCGGCAGTTCTCGGGCGGCGGCCAGTACGACAGCCTGAACCTCCCCAAGCTGGCCGGCGACTGGGGCACCATCGAGACGCCCATCGGCGGGCGGGTGCTGCGGCGCACCTACTACCGCCGCGACGGTACGCTGGTGGGCGAGCTGTTCAACATCCAGACGCCCGCCCAGCTGCGGAACGGCGCCGTTCACTACATCGATCTGGAAGTGGACGTCATGCGGCTGCCGGGCGGCATCGTACGGGTCGTGGACGAGGACGATCTCGAAGCAGCGGTGCGGGCTGGCGGCATCAGCCGCGCCCAGGCCGACGAGGCCCGCGCGCTGGCGTACCGCCTCGCCGAGATCCTGCGGCAGAACGGCGACTGGCGCACGGCAGACGCGCCCGCCGCCGACCGGCCCTCGCCCGACTACCCCTCGCCGGACCGGCCCACGCCCGGCTTGCCTTCGCCTTCGCCAGGTCCAACTGCGCCAGATCCGCTTGTCTCCCGCGCTGACGCGTAG
- a CDS encoding NAD(P)-dependent oxidoreductase has protein sequence MIVVKKVGVIGLGTMGRPIARNIRKAGFDVAVYDLNPEAVAELVGLGATAAERPSDIAMGSDLVISVLPDGPDVLQTMLGEEGVYHAAREGMIHADFSTVHPKVSMQLYEAGKKRGVHVLDSAMARGKTEAENGTLVLMIGGEKEDIDAAMPVLSKVATDIHHCGPNGAGATMKLVNNLLGGVVAAVNAESLLLGAKAGLTPEIMYKVLSTTGANNAMLHGMIKNKVFMRNFQPPSFALDLQYKDARLALELGGDVGAALPIGALVQQLRTAARVKGMGRWDTSAIATVWEDLGGAILKASDAPGDD, from the coding sequence ATGATCGTCGTGAAGAAGGTCGGCGTCATTGGTCTCGGCACCATGGGACGGCCCATCGCCCGCAACATTCGCAAGGCCGGGTTTGACGTCGCGGTGTACGACCTGAACCCGGAGGCTGTCGCGGAGCTGGTCGGGCTTGGAGCCACGGCCGCCGAGCGTCCGTCCGACATCGCCATGGGCTCGGATCTCGTCATCAGCGTGCTGCCGGACGGCCCGGACGTGCTCCAGACCATGCTCGGCGAGGAGGGCGTCTACCACGCGGCACGCGAGGGGATGATCCACGCCGACTTCAGCACCGTTCACCCGAAAGTTAGCATGCAGCTCTACGAAGCGGGGAAGAAGCGCGGCGTCCACGTGCTGGACAGCGCGATGGCGCGCGGCAAGACCGAGGCCGAGAACGGCACGCTCGTGCTGATGATCGGCGGCGAGAAGGAGGATATCGACGCGGCCATGCCCGTGCTCAGCAAGGTCGCTACCGACATCCACCACTGCGGCCCGAACGGCGCCGGGGCCACCATGAAGCTGGTCAACAACCTGCTCGGCGGCGTGGTGGCGGCGGTCAACGCAGAGTCGCTGCTGCTCGGGGCGAAGGCCGGCCTGACGCCGGAGATCATGTACAAGGTGCTCTCCACGACCGGCGCGAACAACGCCATGCTGCACGGCATGATCAAGAACAAAGTGTTCATGCGGAACTTCCAGCCGCCATCCTTTGCCCTGGATCTCCAGTACAAGGACGCCCGGCTGGCCCTGGAGCTTGGCGGCGACGTCGGCGCAGCCCTGCCCATCGGGGCGCTCGTTCAGCAGTTGCGGACGGCCGCGCGCGTCAAGGGGATGGGCCGCTGGGACACCTCGGCGATTGCCACCGTCTGGGAGGATCTGGGCGGGGCGATCCTCAAGGCCAGCGACGCCCCCGGCGACGACTGA
- a CDS encoding endonuclease/exonuclease/phosphatase family protein translates to MTTPLTVMTWNVENLFPPGYPISPSRQVTAEAFDAKLMYLTEQIRAVQPDVVALQELGGASDADDSAFMALAGRLADILPQPALSAHPDSRPTGGGIRVGFLSRLPILATAEVVDFAPGELAAVPGFGSAQPSRRLSRGALCIEVEPAPGLRVHLISAHLKSKLITYPPAPGGHQARFDTNDEDERARGTGLALLRRTAEAVALRVHVNAVLQAADAPQVVLLGDLNDEPLAATTQLLLGPADSDVTSPDRRDGVRLYNLCDTIPLKGSRPTDVKEFLAPDRRYSRLYEGRGELIDHILVSRGLLGTPEQNRQGQWAVTEVTSLVESIQGESVGNNPTTRVDESHPDHAPIVARFAL, encoded by the coding sequence ATGACGACGCCGCTGACCGTCATGACCTGGAACGTCGAGAACCTGTTTCCGCCCGGCTACCCGATCAGCCCCAGCAGGCAGGTGACCGCCGAGGCGTTCGATGCGAAGCTCATGTACCTCACAGAGCAGATCCGCGCGGTGCAGCCGGACGTGGTTGCCCTGCAGGAGCTTGGCGGCGCGTCCGACGCCGACGACAGCGCGTTCATGGCGCTGGCCGGCCGCCTTGCCGACATCCTGCCGCAGCCGGCGCTGTCCGCCCATCCGGACAGCCGGCCCACTGGCGGCGGCATCCGGGTCGGGTTCCTGTCGCGGCTGCCGATCCTGGCGACGGCCGAGGTGGTCGATTTTGCGCCGGGCGAGCTGGCCGCGGTGCCGGGCTTCGGGTCCGCGCAGCCGAGCCGCCGGCTCTCGCGGGGCGCGCTGTGCATCGAGGTCGAGCCGGCGCCTGGGCTGCGGGTCCACCTGATCTCGGCGCACCTGAAGTCGAAGCTGATCACCTACCCGCCGGCTCCGGGCGGGCATCAGGCGCGCTTCGACACGAACGACGAGGACGAGCGGGCGCGCGGCACGGGGCTGGCGCTCCTGCGGCGCACCGCCGAGGCTGTGGCGCTGCGGGTTCACGTCAACGCCGTGCTCCAGGCTGCCGACGCGCCGCAGGTCGTGCTGCTCGGCGACCTCAACGACGAGCCGCTGGCCGCCACCACCCAGCTCCTGCTCGGGCCGGCCGACAGCGACGTGACCTCGCCGGACCGGCGGGACGGCGTCCGCCTCTACAACCTGTGCGACACGATCCCCCTGAAGGGGTCTCGCCCGACGGACGTCAAGGAGTTCCTGGCGCCTGACCGTCGCTACTCACGCCTCTACGAGGGACGCGGCGAGCTGATCGACCACATCCTGGTCAGCCGGGGGCTGCTCGGCACGCCGGAGCAGAATCGGCAGGGGCAGTGGGCGGTGACCGAGGTGACGAGTCTGGTCGAGAGCATCCAGGGGGAGAGTGTCGGCAACAACCCGACGACGCGTGTGGACGAGTCACACCCCGACCATGCGCCCATCGTTGCGCGGTTCGCCCTGTAG